The Amblyraja radiata isolate CabotCenter1 chromosome 1, sAmbRad1.1.pri, whole genome shotgun sequence genome contains a region encoding:
- the LOC116979611 gene encoding uncharacterized mitochondrial protein AtMg00810-like — protein MLHEYLTENDFVQNPADHCVYTRETENEKVIMIIWVNYLIIAASDEKALKAVKEMLTAKFKMKDMGKLKHFLGIDFYQSDNCVRMSQKKYVEKILERFDMQDCKPRATPCEQKLNYTDDAEMMTDVRKYREVVGSLIYLTTCTRPDLSFVVSKLSQYFTELTEKQWATVKHVLRYLRGTIEKELCYKKCDDEKLALQAYSDADWAADVTDRCSTTGYCVSLNKNGPLISWKNKKCDDEKLALQAYSDADWAADVTDRRSTTGYCVSLNKNGPLISWKNKKQPTVALSTCEAEYMVLAATLQVHPFGVA, from the coding sequence ATGCTACACGAGTATCTGACTGAAAACGACTTTGTGCAAAACCCAGCTGATCATTGTGTTTACACAAGGGAAACAGAAAATGAGAAAGTGATCATGATAATATGGGTCAATTACTTAATTATTGCTGCCAGTGATGAAAAGGCACTGAAAGCTGTGAAGGAGATGCTCACAGCCAAATTCAAGATGAAAGACATGGGCAAACTGAAACATTTTCTTGGCATTGATTTTTACCAGAGTGATAACTGTGTGAGAATGTCACAGAAGAAATATGTGGAGAAAATACTTGAAAGGTTTGATATGCAAGATTGTAAACCGAGGGCGACACCTTGTGAACAAAAATTGAACtacactgatgatgcagaaatgaTGACTGATGTCAGAAAATACAGAGAGGTAGTAGGTAGCCTAATCTATTTGACTACTTGCACAAGACCCGATCTCAGTTTTGTAGTAAGTAAACTGTCACAGTACTTTACTGAGCTGACGGAAAAGCAATGGGCTACTGTAAAACATGTACTGAGATATCTGAGAGGCACAATTGAGAAAGAGTTGTGTTACAAGAAATGTGACGACGAGAAACTGGCGTTACAAGCGTACAGTGATGCAGATTGGGCGGCTGATGTAACCGACAGATGTAGTACAACCGGTTATTGTGTAAGCCTAAACAAAAATGGTCCTTTGatttcatggaaaaacaaaaaATGTGACGACGAGAAACTGGCGTTACAAGCGTACAGTGATGCAGATTGGGCGGCTGATGTAACCGACAGACGTAGTACAACCGGTTATTGTGTAAGCCTAAACAAAAATGGTCCTTTGatttcatggaaaaacaaaaaGCAGCCCACCGTTGCACTGTCAACTTGTGAGGCTGAGTATATGGTGTTAGCCGCAACACTACAAGTACATCCATTTGGTGTGGCGTAG